AAAGAAAAGGCCCAGGAGCGCCTGCGCCAGATTGAAGAAAAGCAGTCTTCTGCGGCCGATGCTGCGGGGCCTGCGGGGGGAGCGTCTGCAGCTTCAGCCACTGTGCGCAACGCACCCCAGGGGGGGAAGCCTGCGGCCCGAGAGAAGTCTCCCGGAACGGTCGTGCTGCGCGACCGTGAGGCCCAGGAAAGGGCCAGCCAGCAGCGGGCTCGCCAGTCTTCGCAGGCCGCTGAACAATCAGCCCGTGAAAAAGAAAGCGCCGAGCGCGCAGCCAAGGCCCGCCAACGACAGTTGGATGCGGAAAAAGCCTCCGAGGCGCGTCGGGCCCGGCGAGACAAAGAGCAGGCCCAATCCGCAGCGGATGGGCATAAGCCCGCAGCACCGTTGCCCACGCCACAGTGATGGTGAGCCATTGGGTGGGGCCGCATGACAGGTGGCCCTGGCTGATGGCCCTGCCTTGGCCCATGCAAAGCAAAACGGCCCGCCAGAGAGCTGGCCGGGCCGTTGGGTCGCTGTGTCGGTTGGGGTGGAATCAGGGTGTTGTGCTGACCAGCCTGGCGTGCTTTTTCTCTTCAGCCAAGGCTTCGATCTTGACAATTACCAGCGACAGGTTGTCGCCGCCCCCACGGGCACGTGAGCGGGCTTTTTCAATCAAGAACTCCGTGGCTTCACGCGGCGACAAGGATTCAACCACCGAGGCCAACTCGGTGGGCGAGAAGTAGTGCCAGACCCCGTCGCTGCATGCCAGCAGGACATCGCCAGGGCGCAGTTGCGAAATCATGTGGGGTGTTGCGGGCGGATCGCTCTCGGTGCCCAGGCAACCCACCAGGATGTTGGAGTGAGGGTGGTTGTTGGCCTCGGCCTCGGTCAGCTCGCCCCTGTCTACCAGGGCCTGCACATAAGAGTGATCGCTGCTGCGGTGGATGAGCCGTCCGCCTTGGAAGTGGTAGATGCGCGAATCGCCTGCGTGCACCCAATGGCAGTCGCCACGGGGGTTG
This Acidovorax sp. 106 DNA region includes the following protein-coding sequences:
- a CDS encoding PP2C family serine/threonine-protein phosphatase, which gives rise to MTKAFRLIASTGIHKGDREYQQDQVALISHNRHNGCVLGVVADGMGGRSGGRKASDQVMMTARQLFERYSPETDDPAAMLKAMVEEAHIVIRLTAISAEQEPHSTIAAFLINPRGDCHWVHAGDSRIYHFQGGRLIHRSSDHSYVQALVDRGELTEAEANNHPHSNILVGCLGTESDPPATPHMISQLRPGDVLLACSDGVWHYFSPTELASVVESLSPREATEFLIEKARSRARGGGDNLSLVIVKIEALAEEKKHARLVSTTP